A genomic region of Macaca mulatta isolate MMU2019108-1 chromosome 5, T2T-MMU8v2.0, whole genome shotgun sequence contains the following coding sequences:
- the TLR1 gene encoding toll-like receptor 1 isoform X1: MTSIFHFAIIFMLTLQIRIQLSEESEFLVDRSKNSLIHVPKDLSQKTTILNISQNYISELWTSDILSLSKLRILIISHNRLQYLDISVFKFNQELEYLDLSHNKLAKISCHPTVNLKHLDLSFNAFDALPICKEFGNMSQLKFLGLSTTHLEKSTVLPIAHLNISKVLLVLGEHYGDKEDPEGLQNFNTESLHIVFPTSKEFNFILDVSVRTVANLELSNIKCVLEDNECSYFLNILAKLQTNPKLSSLTLNNIETTWNSFIRILQLVWHTTVQYFSISNVKLQGQLDFRDFDYSGTSLKALSVHQVVSDVFNFPQRDIYEIFSNMNIRNFTVSGTRMIHMVCPSKISPFLHLDFSNNLLTDTVFENCGHLTELETLILQMNQLKELSKIAEMTTRMKSLQQLDISQNSVSYDEKKGDCSWTKSLLSLNMSSNILTDTIFKCLPPRIKVLDLHSNKIKSIPKQVVKLEALQELNVAFNSLTDLPGCGSFSSLSVLIIDHNSVSHPSADFFQSCQKMRSIKAGNNPFQCTCELREFVKNIEQVSSEVVEGWPDSYKCDYPESYRGTPLKDFHMSELSCNITLLIVTIGATMLVLAVTVTFLCIYLDLPWYLRMVCQWTQTRRRARNVPLEELQRNLQFHAFISYSGHDSFWVKNELLPNLEKEGMQICLHERNFVPGKSIVENIINCIEKSYKSIFVLSPNFVQSEWCHYELYFAHHNLFHEGSNNLILILLEPIPQYSIPSSYHKLKNLMARRTYLEWPKEKSKHGLFWANLRAAINIKLTEQAKK; encoded by the coding sequence ATGACTAGCATCTTCCATTTTGCCATTATCTTTATGTTAACACTTCAGATCAGAATACAATTATCTGAAGAAAGTGAATTTTTAGTTGATAGGTCAAAAAACAGTCTCATCCACGTTCCTAAAGACCTATCCCAGAAAACAACAATCTTAAATATATCACAAAATTATATATCTGAGCTTTGGACTTCTGACATCTTATCACTGTCAAAGCTGAGGATTTTGATAATTTCTCATAATAGACTCCAGTATCTTGATATCAGTGTTTTCAAATTCAACCAGGAATTGGAATACTTGGATTTGTCCCACAACAAGTTGGCGAAAATTTCTTGCCACCCTACTGTGAACCTCAAGCACTTGGACCTGTCCTTTAATGCATTTGATGCCCTGCCTATATGCAAAGAGTTTGGCAATATGTCTCAACTAAAATTTCTGGGGTTGAGCACTACACACTTAGAAAAATCTACTGTGCTGCCAATTGCTCATTTGAATATCAGCAAGGTCTTGCTGGTCTTAGGAGAGCATTATGGGGACAAAGAAGACCCTGAGGGCCTTCAAAACTTTAACACTGAGAGTCTGCACATTGTGTTCCCAACAAGCAaagaattcaattttattttggatGTGTCAGTCAGGACTGTAGCAAATCTGGAACTATCTAATATCAAATGTGTGCTAGAAGATAACGAATGTTCTTACTTCCTAAATATTCTGGCAAAACTTCAAACAAATCCAAAGTTATCAAGTCTTACTTTAAACAACATTGAAACAACTTGGAATTCTTTCATTAGGATCCTCCAGCTGGTTTGGCATACAACCGTACAGTATTTCTCAATTTCAAACGTGAAGCTACAGGGTCAACTGGACTTCAGAGATTTTGATTATTCTGGCACTTCCCTGAAGGCCTTGTCTGTACACCAAGTCGTCAGCGATGTGTTCAATTTTCCACAAAGGGATATCTATGAAATCTTTTCAAATATGAACATCAGAAATTTCACAGTGTCTGGTACACGCATGATCCACATGGTTTGCCCATCCAAAATCAGCCCGTTCCTGCATTTGGATTTTTCCAATAATCTCTTAACAGACACGGTTTTTGAAAATTGTGGGCACCTTACTGAGTTGGAGacacttattttacaaatgaatcaATTAAAAGAACTTTCAAAAATAGCTGAAATGACTACACGGATGAAGTCTCTGCAACAATTGGATATTAGCCAGAATTCTGTAAGCTATGATGAAAAGAAAGGAGATTGCTCTTGGACTAAAAGTTTATTAAGTTTAAATATGTCTTCAAATATACTTACTGACactattttcaaatgtttacctcccaggatcaaggtACTTGATCTTCACAGCAATAAAATAAAGAGCATTCCTAAACAAGTCGTAAAACTGGAAGCTTTGCAAGAACTCAATgttgctttcaattctttaaCTGACCTTCCTGGATGTGGCAGCTTTAGCAGCCTTTCTGTATTGATCATTGATCACAATTCAGTTTCCCACCCATCAGCTGATTTCTTCCAGAGCTGCCAGAAGATGAGGTCAATAAAAGCAGGGAACAATCCATTCCAGTGTACCTGTGAGCTAAGAGAATTTGTCAAAAATATAGAGCAAGTATCAAGTGAAGTGGTAGAGGGCTGGCCTGATTCTTATAAGTGTGACTACCCAGAAAGTTATAGAGGAACCCCACTAAAGGACTTTCACATGTCTGAATTATCCTGCAACATAACTCTGCTGATCGTCACCATCGGTGCCACCATGCTGGTGTTGGCTGTGACTGTGACCTTCCTCTGCATCTACTTGGATCTGCCCTGGTATCTCAGGATGGTGTGCCAGTGGACCCAGACCCGGCGCAGGGCCAGGAACGTACCCTTAGAAGAGCTCCAAAGAAATCTCCAGTTTCATGCATTTATTTCATATAGTGGGCACGATTCTTTCTGGGTGAAGAATGAATTATtaccaaacctagagaaagaagGTATGCAGATTTGCCTTCATGAGAGAAACTTTGTTCCTGGCAAGAGCATTGTGGAAAATATCATCAACTGCATTGAGAAGAGTTACAAGTCCATCTTTGTTTTGTCTCCCAACTTTGTCCAGAGTGAGTGGTGCCATTATGAACTCTACTTTGCCCATCACAATCTCTTTCATGAAGGATCTAATAACTTAATCCTGATCTTGCTGGAACCCATTCCGCAGTACTCCATTCCTAGCAGCTATCACAAGCTCAAAAATCTCATGGCCAGGAGGACTTATTTGGAATGGCCCAAGGAAAAGAGCAAACATGGGCTTTTTTGGGCTAATCTAAGGGCAGCCATTAATATTAAGCTGACAGAGCAAGCAAAAAAATAG
- the TLR10 gene encoding toll-like receptor 10 precursor (The RefSeq protein has 1 substitution compared to this genomic sequence) produces MRLIRNIYIFCSIVMTVEGEAPELPEERELMTNCSNMSLRKVPADLTPATTTLDLSYNLLFQLQSSDFHSVSKLKVLILRHNRIQQLNLKTFEFNKELRYLDLSNNRLKSVTWYLLAGLRYLDLSFNDFDTMPICEEAGNMSHLEILGLSGAKIQKSDFQKIAHLHLNSVFLGFRTLSHYEEGSLPILNTTKLHIVLPMDTNFWVLLRDGIKTSKILEMTNIDGKSQFVSYEMQRNISLENAKTSVLLLNKVDLLWDDLFHILQFVWHTSVEHFQIQNVTFGGKAYLDHNSFDYSNTVMRTIKLEHVHFRVFYIQQDNIYLLLTKMDIENLTISNAQMPHMLFPNYPTKFQYLNFANNILTDELFKRTIQLPHLKTLLLNSNKLETLSLVSCFANNTPLEHLDLSQNLLQHKNDENCSWPETVVNMNLSYNKLSDSVFRCLPKGIQILDLNNNQIQTVPKETIHLMALRELNIAFNFLTDLPGCSHFSRLSILNVEMNLILSPSLDFVQSCQEVKTLNAGRNPFRCTCELKNFIQLETYSEVMMVGWSDSYTCEYPLNLRGTRLKDVHLPELSCNTALLIVTIVVIMLVLGLAVAFCCLHFDLPWYFRMLGQCTQTWHRVRKTTQEQLKRNVRFHAFISYSEHDSLWVKNELIPNLEKEDGSILICLYERYFDPGKSISENIVSFIEKSYKSIFVLSPNFVQNEWCHYEFYFAYHNLFHENSDHIILILLEPIPFYCIPTRCHKLKTLLEKKAYLEWPKDRRKCGLFWANLRVAINVNISATREMYELQTFTELNEESRGSTVSLMRTDCL; encoded by the coding sequence ATGAGACTCatcagaaacatttacatattttgtaGTATTGTTATGACAGTAGAGGGCGAGGCTCCAGAGCTGCCAGAAGAAAGGGAACTGATGACCAACTGCTCCAACATGTCTCTAAGAAAGGTTCCCGCAGACTTGACCCCAGCCACAACCACACTGGATTTATCCTATAACCTCCTTTTTCAACTCCAGAGTTCAGATTTTCATTCTGTCTCCAAACTGAAAGTTTTGATTCTACGCCATAACAGAATTCAACAGCTGAATCTCAAAACCTTTGAATTCAACAAGGAGTTAAGATATTTAGATTTGTCTAATAACAGACTGAAGAGCGTAACTTGGTATTTACTGGCAGGTCTCAGGTATTTAGATCTTTCTTTTAATGACTTTGACACCATGCCTATCTGTGAGGAAGCTGGCAACATGTCACACCTGGAAATCCTAGGTTTGAGTggggcaaaaatacaaaaatcagatttCCAGAAAATTGCTCATCTGCATCTAAATAGTGTCTTCTTAGGATTCAGAACTCTTTCTCATTATGAAGAAGGTAGCCTGCCCATCTTAAACACGACAAAACTGCACATTGTTTTACCAATGGACACAAATTTCTGGATTCTTTTGCGTGATGGAATCAAGActtcaaaaatattagaaatgacaaatataGATGGCAAAAGCCAATTTGTAAGTTATGAAATGCAACGAAATATTAGTTTAGAAAATGCTAAGACATCAGTTCTATTACTTAATAAAGTTGATTTACTCTGGGACGACCTTTTCCATATCTTACAATTTGTTTGGCATACATCAGTGGAACACTTTCAGATCCAAAATGTGACTTTTGGTGGTAAGGCTTATCTTGACCACAATTCATTTGACTACTCAAATACTGTAATGAGAACTATAAAATTGGAGCATGTACATTTCAGAGTGTTTTACATTCAACAGGATAACATCTATTTGCTTTTGACCAAAATGGACATAGAAAACCTGACAATATCAAATGCACAAATGCCACATATGCTTTTCCCTAATTATCCTACAAAATTCCAATATTTAAATTTTGCCAATAATATCTTAACAGACGAGTTGTTTAAAAGAACTATCCAACTGCCTCACTTGAAAACTCTCCTTTTGAATAGCAATAAACTGGAGACACTTTCTTTAGTGAGTTGCTTTGCTAACAACACACCCTTGGAACACTTGGATCTGAGTCAAAATCTATTACaacataaaaatgatgaaaattgcTCATGGCCAGAAACTGTGGTCAACATGAATCTGTCATACAATAAATTGTCTGATTCTGTCTTCAGGTGCTTGCCCAAAGGTATTCAAATACTTGACCTAAATAATAACCAAATCCAAACTGTACCTAAAGAGACTATTCATCTGATGGCCTTACGAGAGCTAAATATTGCTTTTAATTTCCTAACTGATCTCCCTGGGTGCAGTCATTTCAGTAGACTTTCAATTCTGAACGTTGAAATGAACTTAATTCTCAGCCCATCTCTGGATTTTGTTCAGAGCTGCCAGGAAGTTAAGACTCTAAATGCGGGAAGAAATCCATTCCGGTGTACTTGTGAATTAAAAAATTTCATTCAGCTTGAAACATATTCAGAGGTCATGATGGTTGGATGGTCAGATTCTTACACCTGTGAATACCCTTTAAACCTAAGGGGCACTCGGTTAAAAGATGTTCATCTCCCTGAACTATCTTGCAACACAGCTCTGTTGATTGTCACCATTGTGGTTATCATGCTAGTTCTGGGGTTGGCTGTGGCCTTCTGCTGTCTCCACTTTGATCTGCCCTGGTATTTCAGGATGTTAGGTCAATgcacacaaacatggcacagGGTTAGGAAGACAACTCAAGAACAACTCAAGAGAAATGTCCGATTCCACGCATTTATTTCATACAGTGAACATGATTCTCTGTGGGTGAAGAATGAATTGATCCCCAATCTAGAGAAAGAAGATGGTTCTATCTTGATTTGCCTTTATGAAAGATACTTTGACCCTGGCAAGAGCATTAGTGAAAATATTGTAAGCTTCATTGAGAAAAGCTATAAGTCCATCTTTGTTTTGTCTCCCAACTTTGTCCAGAATGAGTGGTGCCATTATGAATTCTACTTTGCCTACCACAATCTCTTCCATGAAAATTCTGATCATATAATTCTTATCTTACTGGAACCCATTCCATTCTACTGCATTCCCACAAGGTGTCATAAACTGAAAACTCTCCTGGAAAAAAAAGCATACTTGGAATGGCCCAAGGATAGGCGTAAATGTGGGCTTTTCTGGGCAAACCTTCGAGTTGCTATTAATGTTAACATATCAGCCACCAGAGAAATGTATGAACTGCAGacattcacagagttaaatgaaGAGTCTCGAGGTTCTACAGTCTCTCTGATGAGAACAGACTGTCTATAA
- the TLR1 gene encoding toll-like receptor 1 precursor (The RefSeq protein has 3 substitutions compared to this genomic sequence): protein MTSIFHFAIIFMLTLQIRIQLSEESEFLVDRSKNSLIHVPKDLSQKTTILNISQNYISELWTSDILSLSKLRILIISHNRLQYLDISVFKFNQELEYLDLSHNKLAKISCHPTVNLKHLDLSFNAFDALPICKEFGNMSQLKFLGLSTTHLEKSTVLPIAHLNISKVLLVLGEHYGDKEDPEGLQNFNTESLHIVFPTSKEFNFILDVSVRTVANLELSNIKCVLEDNECSYFLNILAKLQTNPKLSSLTLNNIETTWNSFIRILQLVWHTTVWYFSISNVKLQGQLDFRDFDYSGTSLKALSVHQVVSDVFNFPQRDIYEIFSNMNIKNFTVSGTRMIHMVCPSKISPFLHLDFSNNLLTDTVFENCGHLTELETLILQMNQLKELSKIAEMTTRMKSLQQLDISQNSVSYDEKKGDCSWTKSLLSLNMSSNILTDTIFKCLPPRIKVLDLHSNKIKSIPKQVIKLEALQELNVAFNSLTDLPGCGSFSSLSVLIIDHNSVSHPSADFFQSCQKMRSIKAGNNPFQCTCELREFVKNIEQVSSEVVEGWPDSYKCDYPESYRGTPLKDFHMSELSCNITLLIVTIGATMLVLAVTVTFLCIYLDLPWYLRMVCQWTQTRRRARNVPLEELQRNLQFHAFISYSGHDSFWVKNELLPNLEKEGMQICLHERNFVPGKSIVENIINCIEKSYKSIFVLSPNFVQSEWCHYELYFAHHNLFHEGSNNLILILLEPIPQYSIPSSYHKLKNLMARRTYLEWPKEKSKHGLFWANLRAAINIKLTEQAKK from the coding sequence ATGACTAGCATCTTCCATTTTGCCATTATCTTTATGTTAACACTTCAGATCAGAATACAATTATCTGAAGAAAGTGAATTTTTAGTTGATAGGTCAAAAAACAGTCTCATCCACGTTCCTAAAGACCTATCCCAGAAAACAACAATCTTAAATATATCACAAAATTATATATCTGAGCTTTGGACTTCTGACATCTTATCACTGTCAAAGCTGAGGATTTTGATAATTTCTCATAATAGACTCCAGTATCTTGATATCAGTGTTTTCAAATTCAACCAGGAATTGGAATACTTGGATTTGTCCCACAACAAGTTGGCGAAAATTTCTTGCCACCCTACTGTGAACCTCAAGCACTTGGACCTGTCCTTTAATGCATTTGATGCCCTGCCTATATGCAAAGAGTTTGGCAATATGTCTCAACTAAAATTTCTGGGGTTGAGCACTACACACTTAGAAAAATCTACTGTGCTGCCAATTGCTCATTTGAATATCAGCAAGGTCTTGCTGGTCTTAGGAGAGCATTATGGGGACAAAGAAGACCCTGAGGGCCTTCAAAACTTTAACACTGAGAGTCTGCACATTGTGTTCCCAACAAGCAaagaattcaattttattttggatGTGTCAGTCAGGACTGTAGCAAATCTGGAACTATCTAATATCAAATGTGTGCTAGAAGATAACGAATGTTCTTACTTCCTAAATATTCTGGCAAAACTTCAAACAAATCCAAAGTTATCAAGTCTTACTTTAAACAACATTGAAACAACTTGGAATTCTTTCATTAGGATCCTCCAGCTGGTTTGGCATACAACCGTACAGTATTTCTCAATTTCAAACGTGAAGCTACAGGGTCAACTGGACTTCAGAGATTTTGATTATTCTGGCACTTCCCTGAAGGCCTTGTCTGTACACCAAGTCGTCAGCGATGTGTTCAATTTTCCACAAAGGGATATCTATGAAATCTTTTCAAATATGAACATCAGAAATTTCACAGTGTCTGGTACACGCATGATCCACATGGTTTGCCCATCCAAAATCAGCCCGTTCCTGCATTTGGATTTTTCCAATAATCTCTTAACAGACACGGTTTTTGAAAATTGTGGGCACCTTACTGAGTTGGAGacacttattttacaaatgaatcaATTAAAAGAACTTTCAAAAATAGCTGAAATGACTACACGGATGAAGTCTCTGCAACAATTGGATATTAGCCAGAATTCTGTAAGCTATGATGAAAAGAAAGGAGATTGCTCTTGGACTAAAAGTTTATTAAGTTTAAATATGTCTTCAAATATACTTACTGACactattttcaaatgtttacctcccaggatcaaggtACTTGATCTTCACAGCAATAAAATAAAGAGCATTCCTAAACAAGTCGTAAAACTGGAAGCTTTGCAAGAACTCAATgttgctttcaattctttaaCTGACCTTCCTGGATGTGGCAGCTTTAGCAGCCTTTCTGTATTGATCATTGATCACAATTCAGTTTCCCACCCATCAGCTGATTTCTTCCAGAGCTGCCAGAAGATGAGGTCAATAAAAGCAGGGAACAATCCATTCCAGTGTACCTGTGAGCTAAGAGAATTTGTCAAAAATATAGAGCAAGTATCAAGTGAAGTGGTAGAGGGCTGGCCTGATTCTTATAAGTGTGACTACCCAGAAAGTTATAGAGGAACCCCACTAAAGGACTTTCACATGTCTGAATTATCCTGCAACATAACTCTGCTGATCGTCACCATCGGTGCCACCATGCTGGTGTTGGCTGTGACTGTGACCTTCCTCTGCATCTACTTGGATCTGCCCTGGTATCTCAGGATGGTGTGCCAGTGGACCCAGACCCGGCGCAGGGCCAGGAACGTACCCTTAGAAGAGCTCCAAAGAAATCTCCAGTTTCATGCATTTATTTCATATAGTGGGCACGATTCTTTCTGGGTGAAGAATGAATTATtaccaaacctagagaaagaagGTATGCAGATTTGCCTTCATGAGAGAAACTTTGTTCCTGGCAAGAGCATTGTGGAAAATATCATCAACTGCATTGAGAAGAGTTACAAGTCCATCTTTGTTTTGTCTCCCAACTTTGTCCAGAGTGAGTGGTGCCATTATGAACTCTACTTTGCCCATCACAATCTCTTTCATGAAGGATCTAATAACTTAATCCTGATCTTGCTGGAACCCATTCCGCAGTACTCCATTCCTAGCAGCTATCACAAGCTCAAAAATCTCATGGCCAGGAGGACTTATTTGGAATGGCCCAAGGAAAAGAGCAAACATGGGCTTTTTTGGGCTAATCTAAGGGCAGCCATTAATATTAAGCTGACAGAGCAAGCAAAAAAATAG
- the TLR10 gene encoding toll-like receptor 10 isoform X1, with the protein MRLIRNIYIFCSIVMTVEGEAPELPEERELMTNCSNMSLRKVPADLTPATTTLDLSYNLLFQLQSSDFHSVSKLKVLILRHNRIQQLNLKTFEFNKELRYLDLSNNRLKSVTWYLLAGLRYLDLSFNDFDTMPICEEAGNMSHLEILGLSGAKIQKSDFQKIAHLHLNSVFLGFRTLSHYEEGSLPILNTTKLHIVLPMDTNFWILLRDGIKTSKILEMTNIDGKSQFVSYEMQRNISLENAKTSVLLLNKVDLLWDDLFHILQFVWHTSVEHFQIQNVTFGGKAYLDHNSFDYSNTVMRTIKLEHVHFRVFYIQQDNIYLLLTKMDIENLTISNAQMPHMLFPNYPTKFQYLNFANNILTDELFKRTIQLPHLKTLLLNSNKLETLSLVSCFANNTPLEHLDLSQNLLQHKNDENCSWPETVVNMNLSYNKLSDSVFRCLPKGIQILDLNNNQIQTVPKETIHLMALRELNIAFNFLTDLPGCSHFSRLSILNVEMNLILSPSLDFVQSCQEVKTLNAGRNPFRCTCELKNFIQLETYSEVMMVGWSDSYTCEYPLNLRGTRLKDVHLPELSCNTALLIVTIVVIMLVLGLAVAFCCLHFDLPWYFRMLGQCTQTWHRVRKTTQEQLKRNVRFHAFISYSEHDSLWVKNELIPNLEKEDGSILICLYERYFDPGKSISENIVSFIEKSYKSIFVLSPNFVQNEWCHYEFYFAYHNLFHENSDHIILILLEPIPFYCIPTRCHKLKTLLEKKAYLEWPKDRRKCGLFWANLRVAINVNISATREMYELQTFTELNEESRGSTVSLMRTDCL; encoded by the coding sequence ATGAGACTCatcagaaacatttacatattttgtaGTATTGTTATGACAGTAGAGGGCGAGGCTCCAGAGCTGCCAGAAGAAAGGGAACTGATGACCAACTGCTCCAACATGTCTCTAAGAAAGGTTCCCGCAGACTTGACCCCAGCCACAACCACACTGGATTTATCCTATAACCTCCTTTTTCAACTCCAGAGTTCAGATTTTCATTCTGTCTCCAAACTGAAAGTTTTGATTCTACGCCATAACAGAATTCAACAGCTGAATCTCAAAACCTTTGAATTCAACAAGGAGTTAAGATATTTAGATTTGTCTAATAACAGACTGAAGAGCGTAACTTGGTATTTACTGGCAGGTCTCAGGTATTTAGATCTTTCTTTTAATGACTTTGACACCATGCCTATCTGTGAGGAAGCTGGCAACATGTCACACCTGGAAATCCTAGGTTTGAGTggggcaaaaatacaaaaatcagatttCCAGAAAATTGCTCATCTGCATCTAAATAGTGTCTTCTTAGGATTCAGAACTCTTTCTCATTATGAAGAAGGTAGCCTGCCCATCTTAAACACGACAAAACTGCACATTGTTTTACCAATGGACACAAATTTCTGGATTCTTTTGCGTGATGGAATCAAGActtcaaaaatattagaaatgacaaatataGATGGCAAAAGCCAATTTGTAAGTTATGAAATGCAACGAAATATTAGTTTAGAAAATGCTAAGACATCAGTTCTATTACTTAATAAAGTTGATTTACTCTGGGACGACCTTTTCCATATCTTACAATTTGTTTGGCATACATCAGTGGAACACTTTCAGATCCAAAATGTGACTTTTGGTGGTAAGGCTTATCTTGACCACAATTCATTTGACTACTCAAATACTGTAATGAGAACTATAAAATTGGAGCATGTACATTTCAGAGTGTTTTACATTCAACAGGATAACATCTATTTGCTTTTGACCAAAATGGACATAGAAAACCTGACAATATCAAATGCACAAATGCCACATATGCTTTTCCCTAATTATCCTACAAAATTCCAATATTTAAATTTTGCCAATAATATCTTAACAGACGAGTTGTTTAAAAGAACTATCCAACTGCCTCACTTGAAAACTCTCCTTTTGAATAGCAATAAACTGGAGACACTTTCTTTAGTGAGTTGCTTTGCTAACAACACACCCTTGGAACACTTGGATCTGAGTCAAAATCTATTACaacataaaaatgatgaaaattgcTCATGGCCAGAAACTGTGGTCAACATGAATCTGTCATACAATAAATTGTCTGATTCTGTCTTCAGGTGCTTGCCCAAAGGTATTCAAATACTTGACCTAAATAATAACCAAATCCAAACTGTACCTAAAGAGACTATTCATCTGATGGCCTTACGAGAGCTAAATATTGCTTTTAATTTCCTAACTGATCTCCCTGGGTGCAGTCATTTCAGTAGACTTTCAATTCTGAACGTTGAAATGAACTTAATTCTCAGCCCATCTCTGGATTTTGTTCAGAGCTGCCAGGAAGTTAAGACTCTAAATGCGGGAAGAAATCCATTCCGGTGTACTTGTGAATTAAAAAATTTCATTCAGCTTGAAACATATTCAGAGGTCATGATGGTTGGATGGTCAGATTCTTACACCTGTGAATACCCTTTAAACCTAAGGGGCACTCGGTTAAAAGATGTTCATCTCCCTGAACTATCTTGCAACACAGCTCTGTTGATTGTCACCATTGTGGTTATCATGCTAGTTCTGGGGTTGGCTGTGGCCTTCTGCTGTCTCCACTTTGATCTGCCCTGGTATTTCAGGATGTTAGGTCAATgcacacaaacatggcacagGGTTAGGAAGACAACTCAAGAACAACTCAAGAGAAATGTCCGATTCCACGCATTTATTTCATACAGTGAACATGATTCTCTGTGGGTGAAGAATGAATTGATCCCCAATCTAGAGAAAGAAGATGGTTCTATCTTGATTTGCCTTTATGAAAGATACTTTGACCCTGGCAAGAGCATTAGTGAAAATATTGTAAGCTTCATTGAGAAAAGCTATAAGTCCATCTTTGTTTTGTCTCCCAACTTTGTCCAGAATGAGTGGTGCCATTATGAATTCTACTTTGCCTACCACAATCTCTTCCATGAAAATTCTGATCATATAATTCTTATCTTACTGGAACCCATTCCATTCTACTGCATTCCCACAAGGTGTCATAAACTGAAAACTCTCCTGGAAAAAAAAGCATACTTGGAATGGCCCAAGGATAGGCGTAAATGTGGGCTTTTCTGGGCAAACCTTCGAGTTGCTATTAATGTTAACATATCAGCCACCAGAGAAATGTATGAACTGCAGacattcacagagttaaatgaaGAGTCTCGAGGTTCTACAGTCTCTCTGATGAGAACAGACTGTCTATAA